The region CGGTATGCCACTCTTACAGCACGGTATAGGAAGTAAAGATGTAAAAATTGATTACAAAGATTTACAATCACAACCTCGCCGCTATAACAACTCACCACTTTGGTCGGGTTTAATGGATAACGGTCGAGCGTACTGTGCCTATACGTATAACGTAGATTGCCTTGTGCCTTGGAGAACATTAACCGGTCGCCAGTCATTCTATTTAGATCACGATGGATACATTGCGTTTGGCGAACATTTACCAACTTACAAGCCATCTCCAACTCCACAAGCGTACGGCGACTTACGCAAAACAGTTAATGACGGAAAAGCAAAAATGTTAAATGTATTAACACCACACGGTAAGTGGCATATTCACTCAACTTATGGAGATACGTTACGTATGTTAACCTTATCTCGAGGAATGGAGCCTTGTTGGATGAGTGAACAAGATGCAGCTGAGTTAGGAATTAAAGATAACGATTGGGTGGAAGTATATAACGACCACGGTGTGTATTGTACTCGTGCGTGTGTTAGTGCTCGTATTCCAAAAGGAGTTTGTATTGTTTACCACTCTCCTGAAAGAACGTACTCACAACCAAAATCTCAGATTAGAGGAGGAAAACGAGGCGGAGGACACAACAGTTTTACACGTGTTCACTTAAAACCAAATTTGATGTTAGGTGGCTATGGACAGTTTTCATACCATTTCAACTACTGGGGTCCGGTTGGTGTAAATCGTGATACACACGTATTGGTAAGAAAAATGGAAAAATTAGAATTTTAAAAACAACTTAATAATAGCGTTATGAACGTAAGATCGCAAATAGCCATGGTTTTTCACCTCGATAAATGTATCGGGTGCCATACTTGTTCAATTGCTTGTAAAAACATTTGGACAGACAGAAAGGGCGCTGAATACATGTGGTGGAATAACGTAGAAACCAAACCGGGCACAGGTTATCCTACAAAGTGGGAGAATCAGGAAATTTATAAAGGTGGATGGGAAAAAAACGGCGACACCGTTTCTTTAAAAGGCACAGGAAAATTTAAAGGTTTAAAAAATATCTTTCACAATCCGTATATGCCGGTTTTGGATGATTATTATGAACCATGGACTTACAAGTATCAGGATTTGATTACTGCTCCAGAAGGAGACGATCAACCAACAGCTCGTCCCGTTTCTTTAGTTACAGGCGAAACTATGGAAGTAAGAAGTGGTCCAAACTGGGATGATGATATGGGGGGGTCTCCGGATTTCGCTCGTCAAGACGTAAATATGGAAAAGCTTACTCCTGCTGAAAGGGAAGCAATGTTTCAACTGGAAAGAATGACATTTCATTATTTACCTCGTATTTGCAACCATTGTTTGAATCCGGCATGTGTAGCATCATGTCCGTCAGGAGCATTATACAAGCGCGGTGAAGATGGTGTTGTGTTGATTAATCAGGAGCGTTGCCGTGCATGGAGAATGTGTGTAACCGCTTGTCCTTATAAAAAATCATATTACAACTGGCATACCGGTAAATCAGAAAAATGTGTGTTGTGTTATCCAAGATTAGAAAGTGGCCAGGCTCCTGCATGTTTCCACTCTTGTGTTGGAAGAATTCGTTATTTAGGAGTGCTTTTATATGATGCAGATAAAATTGAAAGAATTGCTTCAGCTACTGATGAAAATTTAGTGGATGCGCAATTAGAAATTTATTTAGATCCATTTGATCCGGAAGTTATTAAGCAAGCTGCATTAAATGGTATTGCGATGTCAACCATTGAAGCAGCTCAAAAATCACCAGTATATAAATTCTTAAAGGTTTGGAAATTGGCTTTACCATTACATCCTGAGTTCAGAACATTACCTAATTTGTTTTATGTTCCAGCGTTGTTACCAGGAATGGCAAGTGTTCAAAATGGAATTTACAATACGACCTCTAAATCATTATGGGGAGGTATTGACAGTACACGTTTGCCAATGAAATATCTGGCTTCCTTATTTACCGCAGGAAACACCGAAAAAGTAGCCGAAGTGCTTAAAAGACTTATGGCAGTACGTATGCATAGAAGAGGCGAAACTGTTGGTGATTTAACTAAAGAGGAAATTAACGCAGCAATGCAAGAAATACATTTAGATCCTAAAACTGCAGATGATATTTTCAGACTAACCACCTTAGCGACATTTGATGAGCGCTTTGTGATTCCTCCCGCACACCGTGAAGAATCTATCGAAATGCTCGAAAACACTGCTGACGTGAAAGGGAATACAGGATTTGGATTTAAAGAAAAACCAGCAAGAGGATTATGATAAAAAACTCACATATTTATATAACATTGGCCGATCTCTTCAGGTATCCTGATACGCAAAGTTCTAACAAGGCGATACTTTGTCAGGAGCTTTTAGAATCGGAATACCCTGAAGCGGCACAATGTTTACTTCCTTTTACAAATCATTTTATTTCGCTTGATGAAGATGGCAGAGAAGAGCTGTTTACAAAAACATTTGATGTGCAGCCAATTTGTTATTTGGATTTGGGGTATGTAATTTTTGGTGAAGATTATAAGAGGGGTTCTTTTTTATTGCATATGCAACAAGAACAAGGTCGAATTAATCATGATTGTAGTCCTGAGCTACCTGATCATTTATCGCATGTGTTGTATTTAATAACTGTTCACTCTGACAAGGAATTCGTAAACGAGTTAGTAGCTAAAATACTTGTTCCGGGAGTAAAAAAAATGATCCAGGAATTTGATATTGCCAAAATCGAATTAAAAATGAAAGTTATTAAAAAACTACATAATGCATTAATTGCCGAAGAACTTAATAGCGGTAACTTATATCACAATGCATTTTTAGCACTTTTAAAAGTAATGGAATCAGACTTCCATGAAGCGATTCTAAAATATAATCCTAAAGAGGAAAACCTAGTAAACGATTCGTTCTTTAATAAAAATAATTCAGTAAATCAATTAGTAAACAACTATAAAATCGATTAATTATGCTAAACCAGTTGTTATTTATCGCATTGCCTTATGTTGCTCTAGCAACATTTTTAGTAGGATCTATATATAGATACCTTTACAAGGGCTTTAAAGTTTCTTCATTATCTTCTCAGTTTTTAGAGGGCCGAACTTTGTTCTTCGGAAGTCA is a window of Bacteroidota bacterium DNA encoding:
- the narH gene encoding nitrate reductase subunit beta, which produces MNVRSQIAMVFHLDKCIGCHTCSIACKNIWTDRKGAEYMWWNNVETKPGTGYPTKWENQEIYKGGWEKNGDTVSLKGTGKFKGLKNIFHNPYMPVLDDYYEPWTYKYQDLITAPEGDDQPTARPVSLVTGETMEVRSGPNWDDDMGGSPDFARQDVNMEKLTPAEREAMFQLERMTFHYLPRICNHCLNPACVASCPSGALYKRGEDGVVLINQERCRAWRMCVTACPYKKSYYNWHTGKSEKCVLCYPRLESGQAPACFHSCVGRIRYLGVLLYDADKIERIASATDENLVDAQLEIYLDPFDPEVIKQAALNGIAMSTIEAAQKSPVYKFLKVWKLALPLHPEFRTLPNLFYVPALLPGMASVQNGIYNTTSKSLWGGIDSTRLPMKYLASLFTAGNTEKVAEVLKRLMAVRMHRRGETVGDLTKEEINAAMQEIHLDPKTADDIFRLTTLATFDERFVIPPAHREESIEMLENTADVKGNTGFGFKEKPARGL